A single genomic interval of Lathyrus oleraceus cultivar Zhongwan6 chromosome 7, CAAS_Psat_ZW6_1.0, whole genome shotgun sequence harbors:
- the LOC127104526 gene encoding uncharacterized protein LOC127104526: protein MALTEYDIQYVTQKVVKGSVLSDYLTHQPLEDYQSMHFEFLDEDIILIRDCNILGPEEGPKPGSRWTLMFDGASNAQGNGIGEVITSITGFHLQSTARLCFGCTNNMEEYEAYISDIEIAIDLSIKILEVYGDSALVISQVKGDWEARDHKFIPYKEHVLKLIPYFDGITFHHIPQEENQLVDALATLSSMFKVKWKNEAPSIRIDYLDEPAYYLASKDESDGHP, encoded by the coding sequence ATGGCCTTAactgagtatgacatccaatatgtcACCCAAAAAGTTgtcaaaggaagtgtcttgtcagactatcttaCCCATCAACCCTTGGAAGACTATCAGTCAATGCACTTTGAATTCCTCGACGAGGATATTATATTGATAAGGGATTGCAATATTCTCGGTCCCGAGGAAGGACCAAAACCTGGCTCACGATGGACACTTATGTTTGATGGCGCTTCAAACGCCCAAGGCAATGGAATTGGGGAAGTTATCACATCTATAACTGGTTTTCACCTACAATCCACTGCGAGGTTGTGCTTTGGTTGCACCAATAATATGGAAGAGTATGAAGCTTATATCTCCGACATTGAAATAGCTATTGATCTAAGTATCAAGATCCTCGaagtctatggagattcagccttggtcATCAGCCAAGTGAAAGGAGATTGGGAAGCTCGAGATCATAAATTTATCCCATACAAGGAGCATGTCCTAAAGTTAATCCCATACTTCGACGGAATCACATTCCATCACATCCCTCAAGAGGAGAATCAGTTGGTCGATGCCTTAGCTACTTTGtcatccatgtttaaggtcaaGTGGAAAAATGAAGCACCATCTATCCGCATTGACTACTTGGACGAACCAGCCTACTACTTGGCATCCAAAGACGAGTCTGATGGCCATCCCTGA